A genomic region of Caloenas nicobarica isolate bCalNic1 chromosome 9, bCalNic1.hap1, whole genome shotgun sequence contains the following coding sequences:
- the CBLN1 gene encoding cerebellin-1, protein MRGPALGLRLGLLLGAAWLACGQNETEPIVLEGKCLVVCDSNPTSDPTGTALGISVRSGSAKVAFSAIRSTNHEPSEMSNRTMIIYFDQVLVNIGSNFDSERSTFIAPRKGIYSFNFHVVKVYNRQTIQVSLMLNGWPVISAFAGDQDVTREAASNGVLIQMEKGDRAYLKLERGNLMGGWKYSTFSGFLVFPL, encoded by the exons ATGCGGGGCCCGGCGCTGGGGCTgcggctggggctgctgctgggcgcGGCGTGGCTGGCGTGCGGGCAGAACGAGACGGAGCCCATCGTGCTGGAGGGGAAGTGCCTGGTGGTGTGCGACTCCAACCCCACCTCCGACCCCACCGGCACGGCGCTCGGCATCTCCGTGCGCTCCGGCAGCGCCAAGGTCGCCTTCTCCGCCATCCGCAGCACCAACCACGAGCCCTCCGAGATGAGCAACCGCACCATGATCATCTACTTCGACCAG gtACTAGTGAATATCGGCAGCAACTTCGACTCGGAGCGGAGCACTTTTATCGCGCCCAGGAAAGGGatttacagttttaattttcacGTGGTGAAAGTGTACAACAGGCAAACCATCCAG GTGAGTTTGATGCTAAATGGGTGGCCAGTGATTTCTGCCTTTGCAGGGGACCAAGATGTGACCCGAGAAGCTGCTAGCAATGGAGTCCTCATTCAGATGGAGAAAGGAGACAGAGCTTATCTAAAACTGGAGAGAGGAAACTTGATGGGAGGCTGGAAGTATTCAACATTCTCTGGATTTCTAGTGTTCCCGCTTTAA